Proteins co-encoded in one Malus sylvestris chromosome 7, drMalSylv7.2, whole genome shotgun sequence genomic window:
- the LOC126629895 gene encoding uncharacterized acetyltransferase At3g50280-like has protein sequence MPSSDSPMSLIISKCTVFPDLPSSLDDLPLSVSDLPMLSCHYIQKGLLFPLPPYPIIPSTLIPLLKSSLSQTLSRFPPLAGRLTTYSTGHVYITCNDAGADFIHASAPSLSIRDVLGPADVPDCVKELFAFDRTISYTGHHNAILAVQVTELNDAVFIGCSVNHAVTDGTSFWNFFNTFAELCRASSLSPNENYNYKKLTITRQPDFSRNSVLISPAVLRFPDGGPKVTFNVDEPLRERIFCFSREAIQKLKARTNNKKWSENEDVLLSAVEILGKQSNDPYQNNDNGARVTSIIENWFQTSNANSKTTAEISSFQSLCALLWRSVTRARNLPSSQTTTFRMAVNCRHRLEPKLDAFYFGNAIQSIPTYATAGEVLSHDTKWCAEQLNKGVKAHDNDGVRGVIEDWERNPRVFPLGNFDGAMMTMGSSPRFPMYDNDFGWGRPMAIRSGRANKFDGKISAFPGREGGGSVDLEVVLAPDAMAGLETDSEFMQYVSS, from the coding sequence aTGCCTTCTTCCGATTCGCCCATGTCTCTAATCATTTCCAAATGCACCGTCTTCCCTGACCTGCCCTCCTCCCTCGACGACCTCCCCCTCTCCGTCTCCGACCTCCCCATGCTCTCCTGCCATTACATCCAGAAGGGCCTCCTCTTCCCCCTCCCTCCCTACCCCATCATCCCCTCCACCCTCATCCCCCTCCTCAAATCCTCCCTCTCCCAAACCCTCTCCCGCTTCCCCCCATTGGCTGGCAGACTAACCACCTATTCCACCGGCCACGTGTACATCACCTGCAACGATGCTGGCGCCGACTTCATCCACGCGTCCGCCCCCAGTCTCTCAATCCGAGATGTTTTGGGCCCTGCTGACGTCCCCGATTGCGTCAAGGAGTTGTTCGCCTTCGACAGGACCATCAGCTACACTGGCCACCACAACGCAATCCTGGCCGTCCAGGTAACCGAGCTCAACGACGCCGTTTTTATCGGATGCTCCGTCAACCACGCCGTCACCGACGGCACCTCCTTCTGgaatttcttcaacaccttcgcAGAGCTCTGCCGAGCATCTTCACTATCACCGAATGAGAATTATAACTATAAAAAATTGACAATCACGAGGCAGCCGGACTTCAGCCGGAACTCGGTTCTGATCTCGCCTGCAGTGCTACGATTCCCAGACGGCGGTCCGAAAGTCACATTCAACGTGGACGAGCCATTGCGCGAGAGAATTTTCTGCTTCAGCAGAGAAGCTATACAGAAGCTCAAGGCCCgaaccaacaacaaaaaatggTCTGAAAACGAAGACGTTTTGCTGAGCGCCGTCGAGATTCTTGGGAAGCAGAGTAACGACCCCTACCAAAACAACGATAACGGCGCGAGAGTGACGTCAATTATTGAAAACTGGTTCCAAACTTCGAACGCGAACTCCAAAACTACGGCGGAGATCTCGTCGTTTCAGTCGCTCTGCGCGCTGCTCTGGCGATCCGTGACGCGCGCAAGGAACCTGCCGTCGTCCCAAACGACGACGTTCAGAATGGCGGTGAACTGCCGTCACAGGCTGGAGCCAAAACTGGACGCATTCTACTTCGGGAACGCGATTCAGAGCATCCCGACGTACGCGACGGCGGGAGAGGTGCTGTCGCACGACACAAAGTGGTGCGCGGAGCAACTGAACAAGGGCGTGAAGGCGCACGATAACGATGGCGTGCGGGGCGTCATTGAGGATTGGGAACGGAACCCGCGGGTGTTCCCGCTTGGGAACTTCGACGGTGCGATGATGACGATGGGAAGCTCGCCGAGGTTCCCGATGTACGACAACGATTTCGGGTGGGGGCGGCCGATGGCGATTCGGAGCGGGCGGGCGAATAAGTTCGACGGGAAGATATCGGCTTTTCCGGGGAGGGAAGGAGGTGGCAGCGTTGACCTCGAGGTGGTTTTGGCGCCTGACGCAATGGCTGGTCTCGAAACAGATTCTGAGTTCATGCAATACGTGTCCAGCTGA
- the LOC126629903 gene encoding uncharacterized protein LOC126629903: MLLKFFHHLRLFQPSSQLLDCRKLELDLSSNSISAESNAFPAAASPDPDRPEPQTMSRTRILRNPIVFVFGFVSISCFLILTISILRLPDIPIGPYAATKTSRKASQNDKLPIGKFGEMTLEMLPEDLPFTVFLPSERAFARDLRLRWKDSLSPEKMNDTYAIISRVLGFSTVPRSIASDSVPIGKELSYDSISGFTLWLSKEEDGAVMVNGVRSERVDVRRKASVVHVMDGVVMDAEFQQAVQTEEEED, encoded by the coding sequence ATGCTTTTAAAATTCTTTCATCATCTCAGGCTTTTTCAGCCTTCGTCTCAACTTCTCGACTGCCGGAAACTGGAGTTGGACCTCAGCAGCAACTCCATCTCGGCTGAATCAAACGCCTTCCCTGCCGCCGCGTCCCCAGATCCCGACCGTCCTGAACCTCAGACGATGAGCAGAACCCGGATTCTCAGAAACCCGATTGTATTCGTATTCGGGTTCGTGTCGATTTCTTGTTTCTTAATCCTCACAATCTCAATCCTGCGGCTTCCAGACATCCCGATCGGACCATACGCCGCCACAAAAACCAGCCGAAAAGCTTCACAAAACGACAAATTACCGATCGGGAAATTCGGAGAAATGACGCTCGAAATGCTGCCGGAAGATCTTCCCTTCACCGTGTTCCTCCCTTCGGAGAGGGCCTTCGCGCGCGATCTGCGGCTGAGATGGAAGGATAGCTTGTCGCCGGAGAAGATGAACGACACGTACGCGATAATTTCGCGAGTGCTGGGGTTCTCGACGGTGCCGAGGAGTATTGCTTCGGACAGTGTGCCGATTGGGAAGGAGCTGTCGTACGATTCGATATCTGGGTTTACGCTGTGGTTGTCAAAGGAGGAGGACGGGGCGGTGATGGTGAACGGAGTTCGGTCGGAGAGGGTTGATGTGAGGAGGAAGGCGAGCGTGGTGCATGTTATGGATGGGGTTGTCATGGATGCCGAGTTCCAGCAAGCGGTTCAgactgaagaagaagaagactga
- the LOC126629899 gene encoding 26S proteasome non-ATPase regulatory subunit 7 homolog A-like, with the protein MDVIKTQQISSRPIEKVIVHPLVLLSIVDNYNRVAKDSRKRVVGVLLGSSFKGTVDVTNSYAVPFEEDDKDPSIWFLDHNYHEAMYSMAKRINAKEHVVGWYSTGPKLRENDLDIHGLFNDYVPNPVLVIIDVQPKELGIPTKAYCAVEEVKENATQKSQKVFVHAPSEIAAHEVEEIGVEHLLRDVKDTTISTLATEVTGKLTGLKGLEARLKEIRGYLDLVIDGKLPLNHEILYHLQDVFNLLPNLNVSDLVKAFSVKTNDMMLVIYLSSLIRSVIALHNLINNKMHNKEHEKAEDSKQVAVSAAAGS; encoded by the exons ATGGATGTGATCAAAACGCAGCAAATCTCGTCGAGGCCGATCGAGAAGGTGATAGTTCACCCGCTGGTTCTGCTCAGCATCGTCGACAACTACAACAGGGTCGCCAAAGACAGTCGCAAGCGCGTCGTCGGAGTTCTGCTCGGCTCGTCGTTCAAGGGCACCGTCGACGTAACCAACAGCTACGCCG TGCCGTTTGAAGAAGATGACAAGGACCCAAGTATCTGGTTTCTTGATCACAACTACCACGAAGCCATGTATTCCATGGCGAAGAGAATAAATG CTAAGGAGCATGTTGTGGGATGGTACAGCACAGGTCCCAAATTGCGAGAAAATGACTTGGACATTCACGGTTTATTTAATGA CTATGTTCCAAATCCTGTCTTGGTCATTATAGATGTCCAACCTAAGGAGCTGGGaatacccacaaaagcttactGTGCTGTTGAAGAGGTTAAAGAG AATGCTACCCAGAAAAGTCAGAAGGTGTTTGTTCATGCGCCTTCTGAAATTGCTGCCCATGAAGTTGAGGAAATTG GAGTGGAACACTTGCTTAGAGACGTAAAGGATACAACCATCAGCACTCTTGCAACAGAG GTTACAGGGAAACTCACAGGTTTGAAGGGATTGGAAGCAAGACTTAAAGAGATTCGGGGTTATCTCGACCTTGTTATTGATGGCAAGCTCCCATTAAACCACGAGATATTGTACCACCTACAG GATGTGTTCAATCTACTTCCAAATCTTAATGTTTCTGATTTGGTCAAGGCCTTTTCCG TGAAAacaaatgatatgatgttggttaTTTATCTTTCATCCCTCATCCGAAGTGTTATCGCGCTTCACAACTTGATCAACAACAAG ATGCACAATAAGGAGCACGAAAAGGCAGAAGACTCTAAACAAGTCGCTGTATCAGCTGCGGCTGGAAGCTAG